From a single Dehalococcoidales bacterium genomic region:
- a CDS encoding R3H domain-containing nucleic acid-binding protein, with protein SPQSAYIRRLQHLIAERNELASRSSGKEPLRRVRIYKG; from the coding sequence AAGTCCCCAGAGCGCCTATATCCGCCGTCTCCAGCACCTCATCGCCGAGAGGAATGAATTAGCCTCCAGAAGCTCCGGCAAAGAACCCCTGAGAAGGGTACGGATTTATAAGGGGTAA